One window of Chloroflexus aggregans DSM 9485 genomic DNA carries:
- a CDS encoding alpha/beta hydrolase, which translates to MPLYRHTTMTSRYVVSRPVDVWVPETIGDRRLPVIYMHDGQNLFDPALRADGEVWAVDRAIERLQQERNWPGAIVVGIWCTDQRWREYAPQQPFNVLRQTRGWEWLVERMGGEPISDAYLAFLVEEVKPWIDMTYPTLPDQANTFVMGSSMGGLISLYALCRYPDIFRGAGCLSTHWPAGGTILVDELAALLPPPGRHRFYFDYGTDGLDAEYEPFQQRMDTYMVQAGYHHGHDWLTRKFPGATHNEAAWRARVADAIAFVIDV; encoded by the coding sequence ATGCCACTTTACCGTCACACCACGATGACCAGCCGTTACGTTGTATCGCGCCCGGTTGATGTATGGGTGCCGGAGACCATCGGTGATCGGCGATTGCCGGTGATCTATATGCACGACGGTCAGAATTTGTTCGATCCGGCATTACGCGCCGATGGCGAAGTCTGGGCTGTTGATCGAGCCATTGAGCGGCTACAGCAGGAACGAAACTGGCCCGGTGCGATTGTGGTTGGTATCTGGTGTACCGATCAGCGTTGGCGCGAGTACGCACCACAACAACCGTTCAATGTGCTACGCCAAACCCGTGGCTGGGAGTGGCTCGTCGAGCGAATGGGTGGGGAACCGATTTCGGACGCTTACCTCGCCTTTCTGGTAGAGGAGGTGAAACCGTGGATCGATATGACCTACCCAACACTGCCCGATCAGGCCAACACGTTCGTTATGGGTTCGAGTATGGGTGGGCTGATCTCGCTGTACGCTCTCTGCCGTTATCCAGATATTTTTCGTGGTGCAGGGTGTTTGTCAACCCATTGGCCGGCAGGCGGAACAATTCTGGTTGATGAACTCGCAGCCCTCTTACCACCACCGGGTAGGCACCGTTTCTATTTCGATTACGGTACAGATGGTCTCGATGCGGAATATGAACCGTTTCAACAGCGTATGGATACCTACATGGTGCAAGCCGGGTACCATCATGGCCATGACTGGTTGACGCGCAAGTTCCCCGGTGCAACGCACAACGAAGCGGCGTGGCGAGCACGTGTGGCCGATGCAATCGCTTTTGTGATAGATGTGTGA
- a CDS encoding L-threonylcarbamoyladenylate synthase — protein MRTQRLDTSPQAIAVAAELLRRGELVAFPTETVYGLGGHALDQTAVAAIFAAKGRPTSDPLIVHLATAADLPRVAVDIPPLATELATHFWPGPLTLIVPRHPHVPRAVTAGRETVAVRVPSHPVAHALLVAAGVPVAAPSANRFGHTSPTTADHVLADLDGRIAAIIDGGPTPIGIESTVLDCTTNPPTLLRPGGISLEALTAVAGPIQTYHRTTNKSETGFVSPGLLDRHYAPDHELWLFSGPLPDVLHRLRIETETALAAGLRIGLLLPAEDLMLFDDLPVEMESLGPATEPETMAQRLYAALRALDDRHLDRIFTRDLDEAGLGRALRDRLRRAAARVVFVN, from the coding sequence ATGCGTACTCAACGACTCGATACATCGCCACAGGCTATCGCCGTGGCAGCCGAATTGCTTCGGCGCGGTGAACTGGTCGCATTTCCAACAGAAACCGTCTACGGGTTGGGCGGTCATGCGCTCGATCAAACCGCCGTAGCGGCAATCTTTGCCGCTAAAGGCCGCCCGACCAGCGATCCGTTAATCGTCCATCTCGCTACCGCCGCAGACCTACCACGTGTCGCGGTCGACATCCCACCGTTAGCAACCGAACTGGCAACACACTTCTGGCCCGGTCCGCTCACCCTGATCGTGCCGCGCCATCCGCACGTGCCGCGCGCCGTTACCGCCGGACGCGAGACGGTCGCCGTGCGGGTTCCTTCCCATCCGGTTGCCCACGCGCTGCTGGTCGCTGCCGGTGTGCCGGTGGCAGCACCGAGCGCTAATCGCTTCGGTCATACCAGCCCGACTACCGCCGATCACGTCCTCGCCGACCTCGACGGGCGTATCGCGGCGATTATCGACGGTGGTCCCACGCCCATCGGTATCGAGTCGACCGTTCTCGATTGCACCACCAATCCGCCGACACTGCTCCGTCCGGGTGGGATTAGTTTGGAAGCATTGACTGCGGTGGCCGGACCCATCCAAACCTATCACCGCACGACGAACAAAAGCGAAACGGGGTTCGTCTCACCTGGCCTCCTCGACCGCCACTACGCGCCCGATCATGAACTATGGTTGTTCAGTGGACCACTGCCCGACGTGCTTCACCGGTTGCGCATTGAGACTGAAACGGCACTTGCTGCTGGGCTACGGATCGGTCTTCTGTTACCGGCTGAAGACCTCATGTTGTTTGATGATCTCCCGGTTGAGATGGAATCGCTGGGTCCGGCGACCGAGCCGGAAACAATGGCGCAACGACTTTACGCTGCCCTTCGCGCTCTTGATGATCGTCACCTAGATCGGATATTTACCCGCGATCTCGACGAAGCCGGTCTTGGTCGGGCACTCCGTGATCGGTTACGACGGGCGGCTGCTCGTGTGGTCTTTGTTAATTAG
- the ppc gene encoding phosphoenolpyruvate carboxylase, with the protein MSGRTTAGEHDLLSANIRTLGDMLGRVITEQSGAATFELVERVRLMAKELRNGAPPAGTHVLQDLITGLSLPQLRNLVKAFTLYFGLVNLAEGVEQLRVLRSRDLRNAPAPRAESIADAIELLKRHGVPAAAIQEWIDQALIMPVFTAHPTESRRRTILIKLRRIFDTLIDLTFGERLVLPSDRQSALTRIERETVGLWQTDDVRNRRPSVLDEVENGLFYFQTVLWDLIPEIYRETADALATAYPDHRWRLPPFLRFGSWMGGDRDGNPFVTPEVTVETVRLMRSAMLRYLINGIDRLITDLSQSVQQVPVDQAIFDRIAEYHELMPDAAATLNPHYRCEPYRQLCHFIQARLQNTLHYTLSHTPRWGADPPPPRLPTIYYHSRELLADLDLIDTSLRRHGGAIIADGLLRDLRTNVAVCRLHTATLDVRQHASRHTEALTEILAGAGVVANYAALDECERVAVLSTEIRRPRPLTPIRLGHFSPATAETVQTFRMLAAISEQLDPEIFQTYIISTTSQVSDLLAVLLFCRDAGLYQPGQYSRLDIVPLFETGEDLQRAPLILDELLQLPVYREHLALRDNLQEVMLGYSDSNKEGGFLAANWALYRAQVELNTVTERHGVRLRFFHGRGGAVGRGGGPAGQAILAQPPGTLHGQIKVTNQGEVISDRYLDPRTAHRHLEQVVNAVLRAGFPGIARSPEPAWLEAMEQMAHTARTVYRRLVYEDPDFLTYFRNATPVAELSRLRIGSRPVSRRKSDRIEDLRAIPWVFSWMQTRHTLPGWFGLGSALSEFVAADPHHLYVLRAMYRHWPFFTTLLDNAQMIMLKADMSIARSYAGLVPDQELAARIFQQIEAEYRRTEHMICQITESQELLAHQPVLQRAIRQRNPYIDPLSYIQIELLRRIRNAPPEDQDEIETVLLMSINGIAAGLKNTG; encoded by the coding sequence ATGAGCGGACGAACTACTGCTGGAGAACACGATCTGTTGTCGGCAAACATTCGAACGCTGGGCGATATGCTGGGTCGGGTTATCACCGAGCAAAGCGGCGCCGCAACGTTTGAACTGGTCGAACGGGTGCGCTTGATGGCAAAAGAACTACGCAACGGCGCTCCACCAGCGGGTACGCACGTGTTGCAAGACCTCATTACCGGGCTGAGCTTACCCCAATTGCGCAACCTGGTCAAAGCGTTTACCCTGTACTTCGGGTTGGTCAATCTGGCCGAAGGTGTTGAACAATTGCGTGTCCTGCGCAGTCGCGACCTCCGTAATGCACCGGCCCCTCGCGCCGAGAGTATTGCGGACGCGATTGAGCTGCTGAAACGCCACGGAGTACCGGCTGCCGCGATCCAAGAGTGGATCGACCAGGCCCTGATTATGCCGGTATTTACCGCTCACCCTACCGAATCACGCCGACGAACCATCCTGATCAAATTACGCCGGATTTTTGATACGTTGATTGATTTGACCTTTGGTGAACGGTTGGTCCTTCCATCGGATCGCCAATCGGCACTCACTCGTATCGAACGCGAAACGGTTGGTCTGTGGCAGACCGACGATGTACGCAACCGCCGGCCATCGGTCCTTGATGAAGTCGAAAACGGTCTGTTCTATTTTCAAACTGTACTCTGGGATTTGATCCCGGAGATTTATCGCGAAACTGCCGATGCACTGGCGACAGCATACCCCGACCACCGATGGCGACTACCACCGTTCTTGCGATTCGGGAGCTGGATGGGTGGCGACCGTGATGGTAATCCTTTCGTGACACCCGAAGTGACGGTTGAAACGGTGCGCTTGATGCGTAGCGCGATGTTACGCTATCTGATCAACGGTATTGATCGTTTGATCACCGATCTAAGTCAGTCGGTACAACAGGTACCGGTCGATCAGGCCATATTTGACCGGATCGCCGAATATCACGAGCTGATGCCAGATGCGGCTGCTACGCTTAACCCCCACTACCGCTGCGAGCCGTACCGGCAATTATGTCACTTCATTCAGGCCCGGCTCCAAAACACTCTCCATTACACACTTAGTCATACGCCGCGCTGGGGGGCCGATCCACCACCGCCACGCCTACCAACTATCTACTACCACAGTCGCGAACTCCTCGCCGATCTTGATCTGATCGATACCAGCCTTCGTCGTCACGGCGGGGCTATTATTGCCGACGGTCTGCTGCGCGATCTGCGTACAAACGTGGCCGTATGCCGGCTCCACACTGCAACCCTTGACGTGCGCCAACACGCAAGCCGCCATACCGAAGCACTCACCGAGATCCTTGCCGGCGCCGGCGTAGTCGCCAACTATGCTGCACTTGATGAATGTGAGCGCGTTGCTGTGTTGAGCACCGAGATTCGCCGGCCCCGCCCGCTTACTCCGATCCGACTCGGTCATTTCAGTCCGGCTACCGCCGAGACGGTACAGACATTTCGGATGCTGGCAGCTATTAGCGAGCAACTCGATCCAGAAATCTTCCAGACCTATATCATTTCAACCACCAGCCAGGTGAGCGATCTGCTGGCCGTCTTGCTCTTTTGCCGCGATGCCGGTCTGTACCAACCCGGCCAGTACAGCCGGTTGGATATTGTGCCACTGTTCGAGACAGGCGAAGATTTGCAACGTGCGCCATTAATCCTCGATGAGCTACTCCAGTTGCCGGTCTACCGTGAGCATCTGGCTTTGCGCGATAATCTGCAAGAGGTGATGCTCGGTTATTCCGATAGTAACAAAGAGGGTGGTTTTTTGGCTGCCAATTGGGCACTGTATCGCGCCCAAGTCGAGTTGAATACCGTGACCGAACGCCACGGTGTTCGCCTCCGCTTCTTCCACGGGCGTGGTGGCGCGGTTGGTCGCGGTGGTGGACCGGCGGGTCAGGCAATCCTCGCTCAACCTCCCGGTACGCTCCATGGTCAGATTAAGGTCACCAATCAGGGTGAAGTCATCTCCGATCGCTATCTCGATCCGCGTACCGCCCATCGCCACCTCGAACAGGTGGTGAATGCAGTATTGCGCGCCGGCTTCCCCGGTATCGCCCGGTCACCTGAACCGGCTTGGCTGGAGGCAATGGAACAGATGGCGCACACGGCGCGAACCGTGTATCGCCGGTTAGTGTACGAAGACCCTGATTTTCTGACCTATTTCCGCAATGCTACGCCGGTCGCCGAGCTGAGTCGCCTGCGGATCGGCTCACGTCCGGTCTCACGCCGGAAAAGTGACCGGATCGAAGACCTCCGCGCTATTCCGTGGGTCTTTAGCTGGATGCAAACCCGCCATACCCTGCCGGGTTGGTTTGGGCTGGGGAGTGCGCTGAGCGAGTTCGTCGCCGCCGACCCGCACCATCTTTACGTGCTGCGGGCAATGTACCGACACTGGCCCTTCTTCACGACCCTGCTCGATAATGCGCAGATGATCATGCTCAAAGCCGATATGAGCATCGCACGCAGTTATGCCGGTCTTGTTCCCGATCAGGAGTTGGCGGCGCGTATTTTTCAACAGATCGAAGCCGAATATCGGCGTACTGAACACATGATCTGCCAAATTACCGAGAGTCAAGAATTGCTAGCGCACCAACCGGTGCTGCAACGAGCCATTCGACAGCGTAATCCCTATATCGATCCGCTCAGCTATATTCAGATCGAGCTGCTCCGCCGAATCCGTAACGCACCACCGGAAGATCAGGATGAAATAGAGACGGTACTACTGATGTCGATTAACGGCATTGCAGCCGGGTTGAAGAACACAGGCTAA
- a CDS encoding carbohydrate ABC transporter permease: MVSWSKRRKALTVLLFTGPTIIGILLFNIYPILLSVYTSFTNRNRFRPNPDCNVFLTGILDPLCWPQFRTSAPVGLGQPYRLQDPIFANYANLIGNLFTPEALGAMAAIFLCFVPLIAATFINRRLNQMMEPPVSTSVVWLGALVLGFILAAVVNVAQAYDTLMRTGDFVVVVFRTLLFVIARVPFSFLLGLTFALILNSDYLPGRTFFRVMLFVPWAASSLAILMALIWQFFFREQGTINQVLALFGIAGPAWLRDPLSAFLIVVLVDTWFSYPFFMIVILGALQAVPRDVYEAAELDGASWWQQLTQITLPLIRPAVLPATVLTSITAFQMFGTVWAITQGGPVNEVGRPGATEFVIVYAYKQIFQTQNYGNATAFAVILFIFLFTATLYSLRLTRITKGAYES, from the coding sequence ATGGTGTCGTGGTCCAAACGCCGCAAGGCGCTCACCGTTCTGCTCTTTACCGGCCCCACGATTATCGGTATTCTGCTGTTTAATATCTATCCCATTCTACTCAGCGTCTATACTTCGTTTACCAATCGTAATCGATTTCGTCCGAATCCCGATTGTAACGTATTTCTGACCGGCATTCTCGATCCATTGTGTTGGCCGCAATTTCGCACGTCTGCACCGGTCGGTTTGGGGCAGCCATATCGATTACAAGACCCGATTTTCGCTAATTATGCAAACCTGATCGGTAACCTCTTTACCCCAGAAGCGTTGGGAGCGATGGCGGCTATTTTTCTCTGTTTTGTGCCGCTCATTGCAGCAACGTTCATCAACCGTCGCCTGAACCAGATGATGGAGCCGCCGGTGTCAACGTCGGTGGTGTGGCTGGGTGCTCTGGTATTGGGTTTTATCTTGGCTGCGGTGGTCAATGTGGCCCAAGCCTACGATACGCTCATGCGCACCGGCGATTTTGTGGTGGTTGTTTTCCGTACCCTTCTTTTCGTGATTGCTCGTGTGCCGTTCAGTTTCTTGCTCGGTCTCACCTTTGCCCTCATTTTGAATAGTGATTATTTACCGGGGCGTACCTTCTTCCGAGTGATGTTGTTTGTGCCGTGGGCAGCTTCATCGCTTGCTATTCTGATGGCGCTGATCTGGCAGTTCTTCTTCCGTGAGCAAGGGACGATCAACCAGGTTTTGGCGCTCTTTGGTATTGCCGGTCCGGCGTGGCTACGTGATCCGTTAAGTGCGTTTTTGATCGTCGTACTGGTTGACACGTGGTTCTCCTACCCCTTCTTCATGATCGTCATTCTCGGTGCATTGCAAGCCGTACCACGCGATGTCTATGAGGCTGCCGAGCTGGATGGGGCGTCGTGGTGGCAACAGCTTACCCAGATCACGTTGCCGCTGATTCGCCCGGCTGTATTACCGGCAACGGTGCTGACGTCCATTACGGCTTTTCAAATGTTCGGCACCGTGTGGGCTATTACCCAAGGTGGGCCGGTGAATGAAGTGGGGCGACCCGGCGCAACCGAGTTTGTGATCGTCTACGCCTACAAGCAGATCTTCCAAACCCAAAATTATGGTAATGCGACGGCTTTCGCTGTGATCCTCTTTATCTTCCTATTCACAGCGACCCTCTATAGCCTGCGGCTGACGCGCATCACGAAAGGGGCCTACGAGTCATGA
- a CDS encoding sugar ABC transporter permease, giving the protein MIRKPTRPVLVLQYTILILGVLFAVYPLWFAFLASGRAGDRLYTLNLLGMFLPTEWTFENYRAMIFDRPLLTWLRNSLYVAGVTTVASLVITTSAAFAFSRFKFYGREFALILLLAIQTFPGVLSLVAVAQLLTALGLYGKHEGLILAYTTSTLVFSTWNMKGYFDTIPIELEEAAMIDGCGPVQSFILIALPLARPALAVTALLGFLAGWGDFIFASVLVPAPDTMKLVVPGLFSLANSQSVPWGNFAAGGLLIILPTIIVFLMLQRFLVSGLTVGGVKG; this is encoded by the coding sequence ATGATCCGCAAACCTACTCGACCGGTCTTGGTGTTGCAGTACACCATTTTAATTCTCGGCGTGCTGTTCGCCGTCTACCCGCTCTGGTTTGCCTTCCTTGCTTCAGGCCGTGCCGGAGACCGGCTCTATACCTTGAATCTGCTTGGTATGTTTTTGCCCACTGAGTGGACGTTCGAGAATTATCGGGCGATGATCTTTGACCGACCACTGTTGACGTGGTTGCGCAATAGCTTGTATGTAGCCGGTGTGACAACGGTTGCCTCGTTGGTGATTACGACATCGGCGGCGTTTGCGTTTTCGCGGTTTAAGTTTTATGGGCGAGAGTTTGCTCTGATTTTGCTGTTGGCGATCCAGACCTTTCCCGGCGTGTTAAGTTTGGTGGCGGTTGCTCAGTTGCTGACGGCGCTTGGCTTGTACGGTAAGCACGAGGGGTTGATCCTTGCCTATACGACGAGTACGTTGGTCTTTAGTACGTGGAACATGAAGGGGTATTTCGATACCATTCCGATTGAGCTGGAAGAGGCAGCCATGATCGACGGCTGTGGTCCGGTTCAATCATTTATCCTCATTGCATTGCCTTTGGCCCGTCCAGCCTTAGCAGTAACGGCCTTGCTCGGTTTTCTGGCCGGTTGGGGTGATTTCATCTTCGCGTCGGTGTTAGTACCCGCGCCTGATACTATGAAGCTGGTCGTGCCCGGTTTGTTCAGTCTGGCAAATAGCCAGAGTGTGCCGTGGGGTAATTTTGCTGCCGGTGGTTTGCTTATCATTCTCCCAACGATCATTGTCTTCTTGATGCTCCAGCGGTTCCTCGTATCCGGTTTGACAGTTGGCGGTGTCAAGGGATAG
- a CDS encoding histidine phosphatase family protein: protein MRLILIRHGETPWNRTLQYQGHAPIPLNERGREQARRVAYRLARSGAAAIYSSDLPRAWETAEIIGEHLGLRPVAMPEWREIDVGLWEGLTPEELYRRFPDHMREYDRDPARTVRLGGESYAQLQARVLRAFQQIESAHQAGETIIVVSHGGSIRALMCHIIGLDLANFGKLWLDNGSLSEIVRGRSGWRLLRMNDVAHLEDLVVEGGE from the coding sequence ATGCGTCTGATCCTTATCCGGCACGGCGAAACACCGTGGAACCGAACCTTACAGTATCAGGGTCATGCACCCATCCCGCTCAACGAGCGTGGTCGCGAGCAGGCCCGACGTGTTGCCTACCGGCTGGCCCGGAGCGGGGCAGCCGCAATCTACAGTAGCGATCTCCCGCGTGCATGGGAAACGGCGGAGATCATCGGCGAACACCTCGGGCTTCGCCCCGTCGCGATGCCTGAATGGCGTGAAATCGATGTCGGTTTGTGGGAAGGGCTGACACCCGAAGAACTGTATCGGCGCTTCCCCGACCATATGCGTGAATATGACCGCGATCCGGCGCGCACGGTGCGGCTCGGTGGTGAGAGTTACGCCCAATTACAAGCAAGGGTGTTACGCGCATTTCAACAGATCGAGTCTGCCCATCAAGCCGGTGAAACGATTATCGTGGTGTCCCATGGCGGCTCGATCCGGGCCTTGATGTGCCACATTATCGGCCTCGACCTTGCCAATTTTGGAAAACTCTGGCTCGACAATGGCTCGTTGAGCGAAATCGTCCGCGGGCGAAGTGGCTGGCGGCTGTTACGGATGAACGATGTCGCCCACCTTGAAGATTTGGTGGTAGAAGGCGGCGAGTGA
- a CDS encoding WD40 repeat domain-containing protein gives MWRKVRALLNGDGLVLLKLGSLARTITSWLRREAQPSLVWKCKPIRSAIFLNDGRLVIAHDRQIVFYPFPDRQLTQMLPDGGYVAGDSTGRLIGIGKQGRVNLYRVDTGALIGSLDCWPSGEHIYPMELHFSPDGFTLAIAEKHHSRGPEVQLWDVVHGRPIGTIRIVDPDSTVIKALAFHPDGQHLVVSSLWHGLWLVDIHRQEVIRKIQDWPSSHPAFSPNGSRLVLGLGKSVRAYDSTTWRIVYEYTLAGTEPRLPERRLDKMFSQAVAISPDGQWLAMPTRLPSYDTFSLFSPNPPHTTLAIHRLADGKRARLLGGHAGRVTHLLFSPDNQWLVSVGIQEVWAWRVV, from the coding sequence ATGTGGCGAAAGGTGCGAGCACTGCTTAATGGCGATGGCCTGGTATTGCTCAAACTCGGCAGCTTAGCTCGGACTATCACATCGTGGCTCCGGCGAGAGGCACAACCTTCGTTGGTCTGGAAATGTAAGCCGATTCGTTCGGCAATCTTTCTCAACGACGGTCGGTTGGTCATAGCGCATGATCGCCAGATCGTGTTCTATCCCTTCCCTGACCGACAACTAACGCAGATGTTGCCTGATGGTGGGTATGTTGCAGGTGATTCCACCGGTCGGTTGATCGGGATCGGCAAGCAGGGGCGGGTCAACCTGTACCGGGTTGATACCGGTGCATTGATCGGCTCACTCGACTGTTGGCCGTCCGGTGAACATATATATCCAATGGAATTGCACTTTTCGCCCGATGGGTTCACACTTGCCATAGCCGAGAAGCATCATTCGCGAGGACCAGAAGTGCAGTTGTGGGATGTGGTCCATGGGCGGCCAATCGGGACGATCAGGATTGTAGACCCAGATAGTACGGTCATCAAAGCGCTCGCCTTTCATCCAGACGGCCAGCATCTGGTCGTTTCAAGCCTATGGCATGGTCTCTGGTTGGTTGATATTCACCGGCAAGAAGTGATACGTAAGATACAGGACTGGCCCAGTAGCCACCCGGCTTTTAGCCCCAATGGTTCACGATTGGTGCTCGGTTTAGGCAAGTCGGTGCGCGCATATGATAGCACCACGTGGCGGATCGTTTATGAGTATACCCTTGCCGGTACGGAGCCTCGCCTGCCTGAGCGTCGACTCGACAAGATGTTCAGCCAGGCTGTCGCCATCAGTCCCGATGGTCAGTGGTTGGCGATGCCTACCCGTTTACCATCCTACGATACCTTTTCGCTATTTTCTCCCAACCCGCCGCATACCACTCTTGCCATACACCGTTTAGCTGATGGCAAGCGCGCCCGTTTGCTCGGTGGTCATGCCGGTCGTGTGACACACCTCCTGTTTAGCCCTGACAATCAGTGGCTGGTCAGTGTCGGCATCCAAGAGGTGTGGGCTTGGCGCGTCGTCTGA
- a CDS encoding transcriptional regulator: protein MNASSSRGWLLGVIALAALLRLWAALTLPLDFDEPVYVGAALDYARLIRQGDRAAVIEYPGNRQHPALYKLIYAGGALMLGDGANQTTVLIVARLLSVVFGTLAVAVLATIAGLLPAGLLAVHTLTIKYTAQAYLEAWPLAFSIAAVGAWVRAARPVEPQRRLWLRLGAIGWGLATAAKMNYALIAMPAMLMLLATALRAEHERPFGRLGNVWRWGEVVAVALLTFWLANPTLWHEPFTRLGAMAGFWPAYSRGDEVQAAAYPWYQPLVWLATAPAVGWHPEVFLLPGLDPLIVALALIGVPAAWRDPKRRYLAVWLVSGVLILLWWPVKWPQYILTLITPIVLLADPVLSRIAAWLREQNDYWGWSHLMLLRPPRYAWIALALLVGFIATVYATALLMVTLGSIGWSTLRPSAGGLPSGAIYAVQPLRDGRVALGGDFGLAIWQAPMVSEDPPRWTYLPLGRVYALAETTAGIWVASRQGLALVRSDDRWEWQTPALGVQRDVVIRTVASGTDGRLWLGTSVGGAVRGIDGQWQPLPQAARGGMVLSIAVDPAGAVWFGGIGVVSRYLPERGVWQHFERADGFASAGVADLLVDHRGIVWAATLGEGVARWDGTRWEWFTTANRQLPAQTITTMLEARPGEIWIGAARPLTTGGFLLRYDGQRWRNFLPRDSGFTGAEPLALAVDHRQILWIGTRTDGVLLYQLSSVP, encoded by the coding sequence GTGAACGCATCATCTTCGCGTGGCTGGTTGCTCGGCGTTATCGCGCTGGCTGCGCTGCTTAGATTATGGGCTGCCCTAACATTACCGCTCGATTTCGATGAGCCGGTCTATGTTGGTGCAGCCCTTGATTATGCCCGCCTCATCCGACAAGGTGACCGGGCAGCGGTGATCGAATATCCCGGCAACCGACAGCATCCGGCGCTGTATAAGTTGATCTACGCCGGTGGTGCGCTCATGCTCGGTGATGGCGCGAATCAGACCACCGTGCTGATCGTTGCTCGCCTGCTGTCGGTAGTCTTCGGTACCCTGGCTGTGGCCGTACTGGCGACGATTGCCGGGCTGTTACCGGCCGGTTTATTGGCCGTCCATACGCTGACGATCAAGTACACAGCACAGGCCTACCTCGAAGCGTGGCCGCTGGCGTTCTCGATTGCTGCGGTGGGGGCGTGGGTGCGTGCTGCGCGTCCGGTTGAACCACAGCGGCGATTGTGGCTGAGGCTTGGGGCGATTGGGTGGGGACTGGCAACTGCGGCGAAGATGAATTACGCACTTATCGCTATGCCGGCGATGCTGATGCTGCTGGCGACGGCATTGCGTGCCGAACACGAGCGACCGTTTGGCAGGTTGGGTAATGTATGGCGATGGGGTGAAGTGGTTGCAGTTGCCCTGCTCACCTTTTGGCTTGCCAACCCGACACTCTGGCACGAGCCATTCACACGCCTCGGCGCGATGGCCGGTTTCTGGCCGGCGTATAGTCGGGGTGATGAAGTGCAGGCTGCCGCTTACCCTTGGTATCAACCGCTCGTGTGGTTGGCAACTGCACCGGCAGTAGGTTGGCACCCAGAAGTCTTCTTATTGCCCGGTCTCGATCCGCTGATCGTAGCGCTTGCCTTGATCGGTGTGCCGGCAGCTTGGCGCGATCCGAAGCGTCGTTATCTTGCTGTATGGCTGGTAAGCGGCGTATTGATCTTGTTGTGGTGGCCGGTTAAGTGGCCGCAGTACATCTTGACCCTGATCACGCCCATCGTGCTGTTAGCAGATCCGGTATTGAGCCGGATAGCCGCGTGGTTGCGTGAACAGAATGACTATTGGGGTTGGAGCCATCTGATGCTGTTGCGCCCTCCCCGTTACGCATGGATCGCGTTGGCGTTGCTGGTAGGATTTATCGCGACGGTCTATGCAACTGCGCTCTTGATGGTGACGCTGGGCAGTATTGGGTGGAGTACATTGCGTCCGAGTGCCGGTGGCTTGCCATCGGGAGCAATTTATGCCGTTCAACCGTTGCGTGATGGGAGAGTTGCGCTGGGTGGTGATTTTGGGCTGGCAATCTGGCAAGCACCGATGGTGAGCGAAGATCCGCCGCGTTGGACGTATCTGCCGCTAGGTCGAGTGTACGCGCTGGCCGAGACGACGGCCGGTATATGGGTAGCGAGTCGGCAGGGGTTGGCGTTGGTACGATCTGATGACCGATGGGAATGGCAAACCCCCGCACTTGGCGTTCAGCGTGATGTTGTGATTCGCACAGTTGCGAGTGGTACCGATGGTAGGCTTTGGCTGGGTACAAGCGTCGGTGGAGCGGTGCGTGGGATTGATGGGCAATGGCAACCGTTGCCGCAAGCAGCGCGTGGCGGGATGGTGCTCTCGATTGCCGTCGATCCGGCCGGGGCGGTCTGGTTTGGTGGGATCGGTGTGGTTAGCCGGTATCTGCCGGAACGTGGGGTATGGCAACACTTTGAGCGGGCCGACGGCTTTGCCAGTGCCGGTGTGGCCGATCTCTTGGTCGATCATCGCGGTATCGTGTGGGCTGCGACGCTCGGTGAGGGGGTAGCACGTTGGGATGGCACACGTTGGGAGTGGTTCACAACTGCCAATCGCCAATTACCGGCGCAAACGATTACCACCATGCTCGAAGCGCGGCCCGGTGAGATTTGGATTGGCGCGGCGCGGCCACTGACGACCGGCGGCTTTTTGTTGCGCTATGATGGGCAACGGTGGCGCAACTTCTTACCCCGTGACTCTGGTTTTACCGGCGCTGAGCCGTTGGCGTTGGCGGTCGATCACCGTCAGATATTGTGGATTGGGACCCGTACTGATGGGGTGTTGTTGTATCAATTGAGTTCAGTCCCGTAA